In Belonocnema kinseyi isolate 2016_QV_RU_SX_M_011 chromosome 4, B_treatae_v1, whole genome shotgun sequence, a single window of DNA contains:
- the LOC117171379 gene encoding uncharacterized protein LOC117171379, which produces MASLASLRRLLLEKQFYTSQKKMPKFHCFNYSDEKSPPQTKKSKKVERNLKTTTSSLDEIEEPTNCCMSGCANCVWLQYAEKVSQIMTENDKDVQKIILEKIQDPNMRAFLQMELRCRNLIKK; this is translated from the coding sequence ATGGCGAGTTTGGCATCACTTCGACGACTCCTCCTTGAAAAACAGTTTTACACGAgccaaaaaaaaatgccaaaatttcATTGTTTCAATTACTCGGATGAAAAAAGTCCTCCgcagacaaaaaaatcgaaaaaggtggaaagaaatttgaaaacgaCGACTTCTTCCTTGGATGAAATCGAGGAACCGACGAACTGCTGCATGTCCGGCTGCGCAAATTGCGTCTGGTTACAGTATGCTGAAAAAGTCTCGCAAATAATGACTGAAAATGACAAGGatgttcagaaaattattttggaaaaaatccaaGATCCAAATATGAGAGCTTTTCTCCAAATGGAACTACGATGtcgaaatctaataaaaaaataa